One genomic window of Biomphalaria glabrata chromosome 9, xgBioGlab47.1, whole genome shotgun sequence includes the following:
- the LOC129928396 gene encoding probable G-protein coupled receptor B0563.6 encodes MGTSVKDGNTTDTLTSFVNGTLQPLLIIDIPILYVINTFATVLVNPIIALFGITGNILSIVVLVKSGFSKPSNVLLSALCVADTFVLIASVNIPRFTSFLPGKKPNHITLWEYSETECYILYILTIIIHGFNVYGVKLSAAIVTFITLERFIAVFFPLKFAAIVTTKRAWLAVILAYVIWLPWPLYNFTLYRFSFQYFKFWDLYAGSILIYLDDLFVVTNLYVVIPLGLYMPFIVVTLGSLLIATKVKLTLAKRRSLVSSASAKTKASSSKTTRMLLTVCAVFSITKFASVIEYFADFVNQNEDYNSRELALALSLAIYFLDNVCSASNFFIYVALNKKFRKLLKETIHC; translated from the coding sequence ATGGGAACATCTGTTAAGGATGGAAACACCACAGATACTTTGACATCATTTGTAAATGGAACACTCCAACCGCTTTTGATAATCGACATACCAATACTTTATGTTATCAACACATTCGCCACAGTTCTAGTCAACCCCATCATCGCCTTGTTTGGAATCACAGGAAACATTCTCAGCATTGTTGTTCTGGTCAAGTCAGGCTTCAGCAAACCTTCAAACGTTCTTCTTTCAGCGCTCTGTGTTGCCGACACTTTCGTTCTGATTGCCTCTGTGAATATCCCAAGGTTTACGTCATTTCTACCTGGCAAAAAACCTAACCACATTACATTATGGGAGTACAGTGAGACAGAATGTTATATTCTTTACATATTAACTATAATCATTCACGGATTCAATGTATACGGCGTGAAATTAAGCGCTGCCATTGTTACCTTCATAACTCTCGAAAGATTTATCGCCGTTTTTTTCCCTCTAAAATTCGCAGCTATTGTAACAACAAAGAGGGCGTGGCTTGCAGTCATCTTGGCTTACGTCATATGGCTACCCTGGCCTCTGTACAATTTCACATTGTATCGTTtttcatttcaatattttaaattttgggacctTTATGCTGGAAGCATTTTGATCTATTTGGACGATTTATTTGTGGTGACAAATCTTTATGTCGTAATTCCTCTTGGGCTGTACATGCCATTTATAGTAGTAACACTAGGATCGTTGCTTATAGCCACAAAAGTTAAGTTAACACTGGCAAAAAGAAGATCTTTGGTTTCATCGGCCTCGGCGAAAACAAAAGCGAGTTCTTCAAAAACTACGAGGATGTTACTAACAGTATGCGCAGTGTTCTCGATCACAAAGTTTGCAAGCGTTATAGAATACTTTGCCGACTTTGTAAATCAGAATGAAGATTACAACTCAAGGGAACTAGCGCTCGCGTTGTCCCTTGCAATTTACTTCCTAGACAACGTTTGCAGTGCGAGTAATTTCTTCATCTATGTGGCTTTGaataaaaagtttagaaaactATTGAAAGAGACTATTCACTGTTAG
- the LOC106068581 gene encoding interferon alpha-inducible protein 27-like protein 1 encodes MAKVQVTFLVLLILGQPLAANAFLGEVIGAVAGVAAVGVLGPFALAGLGFTTAGITAGSIGASMMAAGVPVAVLQSAGAAGISYSAMVAGGAIGAGAAHGAKHILDED; translated from the exons ATGGCCAAAGTGCAAGTAACTTTCCTTGTGCTGTTGATCCTTGGACAACCTTTGGCAGCAAATGCTTTTCTTGGAGAGGTGATTGGAGCGGTCGCCGGTGTGGCTGCAGTTGGGGTACTTGGACCATTCGCACTGGCTGGGCTAGGATTCACAAcag CTGGAATCACCGCAGGCTCCATTGGAGCTTCCATGATGGCTGCTGGTGTGCCAGTGGCTGTCCTGCAATCTGCTGGAGCGGCTGGAATTTCGTATTCAGCAATGGTGGCTGGCGGAGCCATTGGCGCCGGAGCGGCTCATGGTGCTAAACACATACTTGATGAAGATTAA